The DNA window agaaaaagaaatcaTGTAGTTGAGTCATATCCTCGTAAGTGTTGTAGTgggatattttttgattttgtaGATGAGATTAACATGTAACTATTATGGTAACATTTACTTTACGTTTTGCTTTATTATTACATAATGAGGTTTTAAGATAAGATCTGCCTTTCGGATGACCCAACTTTGCGTTGGAAAACTGcctcaaattaaaagaaaatatagcgctcaattaaaattaatagtacGAGTAGTATTtaacattttttgttttatactgCAAAAGGGTCCATTGTATTTTAGCATTATATGGTACGAAGTGAGCGGATAATaatgataacaataataatatgttGAAAACTTTTACGGTGTTTGTTTATAGATACGTACAAATATAGAGaaataaaattgtattttacAGGTAAGATATAAATAGAAATATtgattgtatttattttttaagaataaaataagataaaatattaaaaacaaaatataaaagataaagatataaaattttatgtttttatattttttatgataaattataacaaattataaaatttaatttatttttttattaaaaaattagagacgaaaaatataataataaaaaatataattataaaaaattaataagaataatgaaagaaaaaagaaataagttgtgttttattagtatttttgtgtcttttctatcaagatgaatacaaaatatattaattcagTATTTCTGGATATATTGTTTTTGTCTATATTTTTTCTGTCAAATACTATAATTTTATGTCTCTATGTCCCTGATCTCAGTGTTTTATTGTCTCTGTAAACAAAAACCGTTATTATgtccaaaaatatttaattagtgtattttttatctatcagaataaaaaaacacaatttatttattatttatttattatttttattaattttttataattatatttaaaaaaaatttaaataaaaaaaataaattaaatttttataatttattttaatttattattaaataaaatataaaaatattaatttttatatttttattttttatatcttaaaatattattttattatgttctCAAAATCAAAAACAGTCTTTTAGTTTTATGTGGACCTAGTTTGATGAGATCGAGTGAGTTAATAATAGATGGAATTGGATTGGATGGGAAGGGCTTCAGATTAACACGCCCATCTAACCCTTATCCACTCTCACGTCAATTTTCATCCTTTGCATGTACCAAATATATAACAATTCCCTAcataattaaagaaagaaaaaaaaatacatataatgcAAGTGTAGAACGATTCTTCATCCACTTGTTTTAGACTTCCTATTCAATGTATTTTAAATAAGGAATATTATTACGAGGATAATAATCTTCATTTTTAACCGTACATTTGGATTTGTAGTAATAGAATTTCCAACCTCTCAAAGTTTAACACCCACGgaaagtttatttttctttttttcttttagatattattatattaagcTTGTACAAGATATGTCTAATACGGGTTGAGAGATGGATTGAAAATTTGTTGGTCGGGCGGATACCGAATTCTTCAACTGGAGCAATGATGGGGAGATACGTGTAAAGACattccgacgctcaagtcagaatgaATCTAAGAAGTAGAAAGTGTGAGGAATAAATGAGTACCTAGAGGGACCTGAATTTTCTATTTATAGGTGATGGTGAATATCTTATTTGACTAAGATAAGAAAgacatttgaatttgaaaattggtTAAAAATTTCAGTGGGCCAATTTTAGACCTTCTAAAAAGGTGACATGGGTAACCGGATTCAGAAGTCATTCCGGGTGTGAAATCGGTGGACCCGATCCGTAACAAAGCTATACTAAAATTCAGCTACCaaacaaattattatatataatataagaatatttattaaaaatatacaacaaaacatatcaatatatattaattcatttagtgatttttttttacatatactACTTTTGGTTTAAATATCagccaacaaaaaaaaaacttgttgttttccaaaaataaaattttaacataagataaataataaaaaaataaaattatacaaaagcttatactttattataatataaagaGTTAGTTAGTATTGATTTAAACTTATGACAAACGATACgagaaaatatctaaatttgGATTTAAGGATTAAAAtagtcttttaaaaaattatgtatgcATTAGTTTGTTACCTGAAATATTAgatgttttaaaataatatttaaaaaatataataacaaattaaattgatcattttattaattagataaTATTTGATCGCAAAATAATTAGTGCACGTGATCTTTGAAGATCATTTTGACCATTAACAAATTTGTGCCCGGAAATAATGTTGATTGTCTAAATAAGCTGGACCTGGTTGTGGAATTAATATGATGAAGAGCATAAAGTTCGTATGCTTTCGTTACTTTCAGGTTTGCACGTTGGATTTATATGATTGAAGATTGATGTTGTTGTGTTGTCCAATCGATGCTTAGAAAAGGATTAAAGTTTGGCACACCATATGCTTCTTATTGCTGGCGCAGCGAAGTTTCATTCAAAGTACTATGCTCTTCGAATCTTGGATATTCCCTTTCGTACCTTTTTGATCCCTTCCTTTCTCATTCCCTACAACCATTTTACAAACACTAATAATATCTAATCATATGTTgtggaataaataaatttagcttttttttttagattctgTGTATAATAAGACTTAATCAATTCAGTTACAGCGTATAATTTCATGGCGacatagaaattaaaagattatGTAAGATAACTGTAGTTGTAAAgtgaaatataattttaaacagTATGTTTTAGATTCGTAAGATAGTGTTTGTTTTGAGATATTGAGACACAGATTAAGAGATTAAAATttagtatcatgtttgttggttcagagattagtattaaaatttttgtctctatctctaaaatttcagtattttaaTAGTGAAGACACAacggactaaaatttttagagatggagacaaattttaataacattttatacttaaaatacattcatttcaattaattaattctaattttacccttttgtataaattaaattaaattattttttaatttcaatttttgtctCATACTTTATACCAAATAGAATattgagatttattttattttctatttcttaGTCTCTATCTCTCAGTTTCTATCTTTTCACCAAATACTAGCTCTCGAATGTGGATGATTTATCGGCGTTTAGGTATAATAATGAGGAATTTAAATGGTACCGCTGCGGATATATATGAGGAGAGGAATTGAAAGTATTGAAAGAAAGTGAATGTGTTGATAAAATTTGGCATGAGTAGATAATGACAAGGTGATTATACTCTTGGTGTCACACATGCTTGAGATGGTCTTTTTGTTTGTCTAAATATAATAGTTAATTTGTGTTGTGATGGTATATTTAGGTTTAGGGATCTTTGTAACTTTTGTTTTTAGATGAAAgttgagttaattatttatactagaTGACAATgacaaagaaaaatttaattGCCTAATTATCATCTTTTAAACACACTCTCCGTTTTGGATCGAGATTCAAACTCAACTATCTAACAAAAATTTATCACTAAAATACTCCAATACCAAGAGTGATTGTGCTaggcatttttatttttttctttggagGGGGGGTTAGGTTTATTCAGGATTGGGCTTAACCCTAAAAACAATTATTCtctgataaaaataataagttgGGCTATAAAGCTTTGTAGTACTCTAAAAGCCCAAAAGTTTGAACTGTAAGCttgattttcactttttcaGTCTTTTTCCAACTTTTTGTTTGGGCTTTGACCCAAAAGTGTTACAAAAAATTAGCAAAACTATTGGGCCTCACAATTGGCCCATTTAAGCCTAATGATGACGTCACACCTCTCTCCCTTCACGTGGTTTGTTCTGTTTCCGATTTTTCGTTCATTCCTCTTCACCTCTAAAGTCTAAACAAGGAAAACTGCTccacatacacacacacacagtgtaaaaaaaataagataaaaataaaaaaataaagaaaatggaaTATTGAccgttcattttttttttccttttaatttcacAAAACCTCTTTGATGTGCTTCATGAGCGCAGAGCCACAGAGAGGGGCTTCACAAAACAAACTCTAAACCCTCCCTCTCTTGCTTCTTTCTTTCTCAACCATCAAACCCATTTCCCATTCGCTTTTTATATTCCAACAATGGGAAAGCGCAAACGAATTTCTCATCACTCTCACCCCCAATCCGATCCTCACAacccttctccttcttcaaccGGTACGCTTttgcttttcccctttttctGTTCTCTGCTTTCATGGGGTTTTCTTACTTATTACTGTAATGTGATCATCAAATTTAAGTGAACGattaaacaatataaatattccttttttgaatatatataaCTTTGAAAGAGGTGCCATTGATGGGGGCACTCGAGAAAACGTGATGACTCTgcaaactcttttttttttttaattcttttgaatttcgGGTGTTATGCGCATTATTACTGCACTTGTTTATTCTTCTATGATTTCTAGACGAGAAAGTCAAGAAAAGCAATTTACTTTGACTTTGCTTTACCCTTATTCAGCCCTGTTCTATGTGGTTTTAATTTCGTTCGAGGGTTTCGTGATCCttgaaaagtttttttttttccctagtTGGATGTCTTTGTTACTTCGTCAACATCTTTGAAAATCTAGTGGATATAGACAGTTTTTATTTAGGTAGATAGCTTTCCTAAGCTAAGATCAATCTAAAATTGGGGGAAAATAAACGAGTTTACATTGTTTCCTCTTTTTGCCTTACTTTATTATTTGAGCTCATTTTCATGTGTTTTAGCGTCTTCTATCCCTATAGTTTGATGACGTTCTCCTTTTAAATGGTTTTGTTATTACACtactgcttttcttttttttttcacttacaGATTTTAGAGATAATTTGGGATGTTAGTTTCATAAGTTGGATCTCAATTGTCTTTTGCACAATGTTCATTCTCCATACTTATGTGCATTGCCATTAAAGGTGCTCACTTTCTGCAATTATTGGCTTAACAAATTGCGATCATCTTTAGACATGATCATATTGCATTTATACCTCAATTTTTCTGTGGTTTTTTCCAGATGGAGTAGCATTGAGATTATTAATAGATATGAGTTTGTGTGGGTGGTTTTGTTGGATTCTGTGATAATAGTGAAATTGTTCAGAATTTGTGACTTGTTGTAGCATGCTATTTGTTTGCTGGCTTGGGTGGTTTGGGAGTTGGTCAATCTATGTCCAGTTTCTTATGATAGCAGGATATCTACGGTGGAATTGCATGCCGGATGATGTCATGTTCATGAATTTTTGTCTAGAAGAAATTAGGATGGGCAGAAATTGTCCCATTTATCTTTTggcctttttgtttttttgcttgtttatttgtaCTTGGTAATATATGTAAGTGATTGGCCATGTAACTAAATGCttgttttggtattttattaatttttcagaaGCCATTCTCCACTCTTCTAACATGGAACTATTGTCAGATGAGGTTggcttcttttctcttgattaaTGTATTTCCTCGTGTAACTTTTGCTTTTATAATTTCTAGTCTCTTCGTTCTTATTCATTTTTCATCCTTACACCATTGGTTGATGAAGATGGTTATACATGAATAAACTTGTGCAGATACAGAATGTACACTTCTGCTTATCTTTGGAAGTAGTATGAAAGTAATTCACAAGCATCCACTGCTTTCTTTTGATTTCATATTACTTAGTCGATAACATTGACTTCCATCATTTGTCAACTTTCTATGCGTCTTTGCAGAAACCTTCACATTCAGGCAACTCTAGTGCACCCCCTATGCAACCCGGGCTGGATATGACAGATGGATCTATGAAGCTACTGAATACCCATCCAACTATGccgcatcatcatcatcagggtctTGGCCGTTCAATATTTTTGAAGCGTTCAAGACATTACTATGGTCATCAGTATTCACGACGCAACTCTGCCAATCATGCCAATGCATCGTCTTCTCGTGGCAAGGGTGTTTCTTCGTATGATGATAGACTTCCTTTTAAATTGGCTTATCAACCCAACTCACAATCGAGACAGCTTGTTGGTGAGTCTTTAGTGCTTATATTCCTGCCACACaagttaaaattttcaattttatagtAATGTTTCAGAATTCAGATCATTTCACTAGAAAAGTTGATCTTCGTTTTCTGATTATCCTTTTTCCCCCCCAGAATACAGAGAGAAGACATTTTCCAGACCGGAGAGAATCCGGTCAAGTTCAATAACAATGGATGCAGTATCCCCCGATGCAGTGAAGACGGTATGCGCGATTTGTCAGAAGCCACTGAGGCGGAAATTTAATCTTCTCGGAGGTTCACTTTCTTGCTGTGAACTCTCTGTTGTGGCCGTTTTAGTATGTGGTCACATTTATCATGCGGATTGTCTGGAGCAGAGAACTAGTATTGAAGAAATACGGGACCCCTCATGCCCTGTGTGTTTAGGTCTACTTCTGCAGGTCAAAGGACAGTAATATTTTCCAAGGGGATGAATGTTACAACATGAAGTTGAACATGTGCAACTAATGATGAAAGGTTTTTTGGAAGATAACAAAATGGAAGACAATGAGCTCAGCTTGGATAATATGTTGGAGACTATTAGTATCAGTCAACAGAATCTCTGGTTAATCTTGTAGGGTTTGAGCATAGGGAGAGATTGTGTAACTTATTTTATACTCTTAAAATAGTTATCACTTATCAATAGATGCATAGGGTATCATAATAATAGTATGTAACAACTTAAAAGCTTTACTTATCTGAGTGATGGATGACATATAGATTCTAGTAGCTGTAAATGTTTCatgatttcaaattttcaatgacCATACTAATTGAAATTAGTGTTCAGTTTTGGCCCTTTTagtggaaagaagaaaaaggtagTATTGGCTTAAATGCAAggtaaataaatataagaaaataacTGTTGGTCATATgatatttaattcttttatcaATTACGTCTAGAGGTTTATAAAATCagtcattaatataaaatacatattaaaaataaattattaatatatttaatatatatatatatactgtgGTTGGTATTAATGTatgcataatatttttttctttctttttttggtttctTACGATATTTTCCAAGGTTGTTGCATTTAAGGGTCTGTCGGCTAATAAGTTACTGCATGCACAAGGTTTGAACTCCCGACACTTGTTTAAAcggacgagtgagctgaccactcgaccaactcAAGTTaggtttatttttttctttttattttatgccgAGGAGATGAACTGAAAGAAAGAAAGTCAGACGGGGCTTTTAATTTTCCTATCGGAAAACCAAATAGCCCAATTTCTGTTGTTTTCTAAAATCATTGTTTGGAACTGGACTTTGaggacaaaataattaaaagcaCTGAACGCTTCATATCCAAAAAAAAGTCGACCTTGAGCCCAAATGAAAAAGGCCCGTTCACGTCTTTATTCCTATCACCAGCAATAtggaatttaaattttgtcggCCCGAAACAGctatgccaaaaaaaaaaattatattcaatttttaaaaacgTGAAATACACTGAACTGAGAATAATACATAGAATTCCACAAAACACATCGTATGTTACAGTAAATCAGtgacagaaaacaaaaagagaacCACAGTTGTTGGATAGGGATATGCATTTAATATCCTCACCCAACAACAATATAAGAAAATCCACAAGACACAATAATGGAGAATTTAGAGTGTCATTAATTATTGGGAATGTGGCGTATGATTTTGGGGATTGGGTTATTTTGTCTGCCTCTTAAATAACAATTACAGGCTGCAGTTTAAACATGTTGTTCTTGGCCAGCTCAACCCTCCAAAGCTTGGACACTCTCTTAATGGGATGAGGGTCTTAGAATCTATGTCACTTCCACTAGTCACTCATTATTACCACTTTGCATATCTTTGATGAGAAAATATAAGTGTATGGGGGgtgttttttaaatattgtcttttattcaatttttaaaggagcgaaaaaataaaaaataaataatttttttattttttgaataatttgtaCATGAAAGAGAACGTaggtatttaaattaattaaataaaaattttattaaaaaattgattaaaggCTAAATTTTAAAGAACAAGTAGTATTTTATGTAATTAGGTGTCCTTTAAATATTAttctttattcaatttttagaggagagaaaaaataaaaaataaataattgttttttgattttttgaacaATTGATACATAAAAGTaagtattcaaattaattaaataataataaatctttaaaatgattaattaaaggttgaattttaaaagataaatagtatttttctataattaaaagaaaatttttttgtattagacTCACATATAGTTGATATCATGTAAAGTTAATAATCGAAAACTGTTAgattatttgactaaattattatataacaaTTATCGACTATTTATTTCACATAACACTGTATGcaattttttcttccttttctttattatttttaaaagtcgCGAATAATATTCGTTTGAGAAGCTCTAAGAACTAACTATAACATAAGtcaattcaattatttttttatttttaattttaaaattttaaaaaataaaaattataaaaagttatttcatttttttttatctaactaacatatttttcaactaattaactATAATACTATACTCAAATTGGCTCTAGCAGAATCCTATTCGTTTAGCTTTTTTCTATATTCGAATGCCAGATAGTAAACATCTAAGTCAAGAAAGTGAGGAACCCACTAAGTGACGAATCGTAGAAATTAAATAGATGTTTCCCAACGCAAAGTGGGTTATTATGTAATTCAATCATTTTTGtcttaaagtaaaatttaaaaattatatttcttccTTGGAAGCAAACCCCATAAGCCAATGCTTACAAGAGATGGCGAGGGCAAAACAGTCCAATCAAATATTGTCAACAACCAAAATCCAAACATTAATATCTGTGTATGCAACAAAAAATATACACGCCTGCCATGCAAATACACAATGCGATGAGGACATGTCGGCAATAGGAATAAAacggagaaaaaaaaattggatggtgGATGGACAcagaaaataaactaagaatGAATTACTAGGATGATAtgtttaaacttttaaataccATCTACCGAATAAAACACCTTAAATTTAACTTTCTTTTATATAGATGCCAAAATCTAtaccttttttctttgttttaacctTTGATAAACATATCAATCCAATTTTTACTGAATCAAATTTgcacttaaaaattttactatcaaatattttaaaaatattaatgctAATTTTTTCCcttattatttactttcttaaccaatatctttaaataattattagcaatatccttaaataaaaaatatattttaaataaaaaatactatatacaTATCATCAGTGTTATCAGAACCGGATCGGACCGACCGGTTCGACCGAAAAATCGGTGAATCGATAGTCTGGCCGATTCGGTTAGTAGTTTGGACCGGACCAGCAATTAAACCGGTCAACGGTGGTCAAATCCGTTGAAAACCGGCCGGTCCGCATCCATACTTCGCTAGACCCGCGCGGGTCCACGGTGCACCCGTGCGCTGCCGAACCATGGTAGAAGCTCCTATCCAAATTACTCAAAAAATGAGTAACACAGGTTTCGAACCCAGGTTCGCCAGCATTCACGACCCCTATCTTACCACTACTCCAGCATGCATTTCAATAGAATAAACGACAAAATTTAAACATATAATTAACTATaactgaatttttatatttttttatccaaattaattaataaattattgaaaattaaaataatagttatttaaatataaaaaataaaataaaaatatctataatagagcaaaaataataaaatatttattgttcttattccatattattttaaaataacttgaaatttttaaaatgttagtaaaaatatgtatgttaaattttaattttaaatttcactattttttatttttatttatatatgaccGAGTCAACCGGTTCGACCAGTGACCCACCGGTTGAACCAATAATTCAGTGACCCAGTAGTCTGACCGGTTCGATCACCGGTTCGGTTTTGGCAACTATGCATATCATAACCAATCATTATATATTTGcataatttaactatttttatgtgtattttaaatttcaatgtatatttatattagtagttattttttatagttgattttaatatatacttaaCGTAATTGTTTTGTGGAATCTATGCATTATGGTAAAAATTTATATGGAAGTTAATAATAATTGAgaactattaaataataatttagttaaacatgtttttttttaacatttttaactatcaacttcacataaaaataattacatgtgaatttttataatgtattattattttaatgcgAAATTCTaaatagtaaaatttatttgagtaaaatatactttttaattttaaaatttgtcaaaaattttaaaaaatactattaaattttaatttatttcagttttatttttaatgtcttcgATTTacatcaattttataaaaaaaaatataaacataaaaataaaattgatacaattaaaaaaattaaaatttaaaaatattttaaaaacttttaataaaattcgtgaataaaaaatatgcttTATTCGATTAATTAATATCATAACTTAAGTTATCCTATTCAAGATAGAAAAGGGGGAGAAATGCAAATACATGGAATGAAGAGGGCAAGAGAGTAAAAAAGAAGAGTGTACATAGAGCGTAAATTATAAATAGAAGCATGATGTAAACAACTCAGCAGAAGCAGTGTTACAATTTTATGACAACGCAAAGAAAGATTCGAATCTTGGTAGCCGAACATTCCATCGAGGAAGAAGAGATCCAACGGTCATGAGGCAGCGAAGTCACAGCAGTGTCGAAAAATTCCAAAGCATAATTCTAGCATCTCAATTTCTCATGACCCATTATTAACGAACGAAAAGGAACGTACCAATTTGCATTTCACCATTACCAACCAATCATTTCACCGTTTGGTAACCGTTTTTCCTTCTGCTTCTGCTGCAAAACTTGTTTCTTCTccaggaagaaaaaggaaactttttttttctcctctttggtttgtcttgttcttCCTCTCATGGAGGTTGTGGAAGGGTCGCCGCCCAAGAAGACGTTGGCTGAGAAGGTGTTCGGAAGCAAGAAGAGTTTCAACAATGAGAGTTCTTCGTCCCAACAGGATGCTGATGGAGCTGATGCTGGAATGGAGCTCATGGAGATTGGAGCTGAAAAGACCAAAAATGTCTTGATCCTCATGAGTGACACCGGTGGTGGCCACAGAGCTTCCGCTGAGGCCATCCGTGATGCCTTCCAAATCGAATTCGGTGATGAGTACAGGGTAATTCATGATTCATCCATTGTTACCttctatttttactattttgttcTAATTGCTTCCTGCCTTTGGTGTTTGATTTGGATCTGATGCTTTTCAATTTTGATGCTTCTGTATGTCCCATCTTTACTGTAACAAATTCTGCAGCtcattcaaaatttttcaaattctgCCGCAAAAGATTCTTtttttggccttaaatttgaaaaattttgttttttgtttttttttttttcaagaatatatcATTTTTATGGTTGTGggatatttttctgtgattcatCATTCATGTGCTTTTGTCTTTCATGTTTGGCTAGCTAGCTAGCTTTGTGGTAACGCAGAATTTGTCGCTACTTGgcttacttttcttttcttcttggaGCATTTTGCCCTCTGGcttttgttttcaatctttttctCTTTGGGAAACAAGGATTAGTTTTTTGTATTTGTTGCCTTTTGctggtttttcttcttttagtttGTTACCTAAATCTCTCTATGCTGATAAGGTGGCCTACTCAATTTTGCAGGTATTCATTAAGGATGTTTGGAAGGAATACACTGGGTGGCCATTGAATGATATGGAGGGACAATACAAATTCATGGTTAAGCATGTCCAACTTTGGAATGTTGCTTTTCATAGTACTTCTCCAAGATGGATACACTCTGCATATTTAGCTGCCATTGCCGCCTACTATGCTAGGTACATTCCTCTCCTAAGATTTCCTCCTTAGTTTTTGCCGTCCAATGACTAACTTCATTTTATAGTGTTAAATTATTGATTCATTTGCAACATGTTAtgtcatcattattatcatttgTAAAATAACTACAATggtaacaattaataaattctGTGGCTGTAGAATCTTTCCATTTTTCTAATGCAATATGTGATTTTTTAGGGATGTGGAAGCAGGGCTGATGGAGGTGAAGCCAGCTATTATAATCAGCGTGCATCCATTGATGCAGCATATTCCATTGTGGGTTCTAAAATGGCAAGGCCTGCAGAAGAAAGTTATATTTTCCACTGTCATTACAGACCTTACTACTTGCCATCCTACTTGGTAAGCTAACtctatatatttttacatttcaTTATGTTAATTCCCCTTGTTCGGAAGTAAAAGTTCATCATTCATCAATTAATGTTTAGGTGCTATGTTTAACATGTTTGTAGGTTTCATCCTTGGGTGAATAGATGCTACTGCCCTTCACAAGAGGTGGCTAAGAAAGCACAACAAGAAGGCCTTAGTGAGGAACAAATCAAAGTTTGTGGCTTGCCCATTAGGCCTTCGTTCGCACGTGCAGTTCTAGTGAAGGTATGCATAAAATGCATTATGCATACTGAAACTCTACTATGAATATAGCTCTTGTTCTCTGTGATGGACCTGGCTTtctccttttaattttataggaTGAACTAAGGGCAGAATTTGAGATGGATCCCGTCTTGCCTGCAGTTTTGCTGATGGGGGGTGGTGAAGGATTTGGTCCTGTCAAGAAAACTGCAAAGGCCTTGGGAGAATCGCTTTATGACAAAGAAGCTCAGAAGCCAATCGGCCAGATAGTAATCATATGCGGTCGTAACAAGAACCTAGCATCCACCCTTGAAGCTATCGAATGGAAGGTTCCAGTGAAGGTGCCAATTTAACAGGCTTCACTCCTTAAATCTATGGTGTATGAATTGGAAGTACTAGAGATGAGCATAACAGAATAGGACATACTAATCAAACTTTTGTTGTTTGGTTTGTGTAGATTAGAGGATTTGAGAAACAAATGGCAAAATGGATGGGAGCCTGTGATTGCATCATAACAAAAGTAAGTTAAGCCAATTTGCTGACTCAATATTTGCAACTTCACATGTTAATATTTTAGCATAGGCTCATTGGTTCCATGATATTCTCAGGCTGGACCAGGGACAATTTCAGAAGCATTGATCAGAGGGCTTCCCATAATTCTCAATGATTATATCCCTGGACAGGTGAATGATTAAAAGGGTTCTGA is part of the Arachis duranensis cultivar V14167 chromosome 1, aradu.V14167.gnm2.J7QH, whole genome shotgun sequence genome and encodes:
- the LOC107461400 gene encoding uncharacterized protein LOC107461400 isoform X1; this translates as MGKRKRISHHSHPQSDPHNPSPSSTEAILHSSNMELLSDEKPSHSGNSSAPPMQPGLDMTDGSMKLLNTHPTMPHHHHQGLGRSIFLKRSRHYYGHQYSRRNSANHANASSSRGKGVSSYDDRLPFKLAYQPNSQSRQLVEYREKTFSRPERIRSSSITMDAVSPDAVKTVCAICQKPLRRKFNLLGGSLSCCELSVVAVLVCGHIYHADCLEQRTSIEEIRDPSCPVCLGLLLQVKGQ
- the LOC107461400 gene encoding uncharacterized protein LOC107461400 isoform X2; translation: MKKPSHSGNSSAPPMQPGLDMTDGSMKLLNTHPTMPHHHHQGLGRSIFLKRSRHYYGHQYSRRNSANHANASSSRGKGVSSYDDRLPFKLAYQPNSQSRQLVEYREKTFSRPERIRSSSITMDAVSPDAVKTVCAICQKPLRRKFNLLGGSLSCCELSVVAVLVCGHIYHADCLEQRTSIEEIRDPSCPVCLGLLLQVKGQ
- the LOC107461393 gene encoding monogalactosyldiacylglycerol synthase 2, chloroplastic, coding for MEVVEGSPPKKTLAEKVFGSKKSFNNESSSSQQDADGADAGMELMEIGAEKTKNVLILMSDTGGGHRASAEAIRDAFQIEFGDEYRVFIKDVWKEYTGWPLNDMEGQYKFMVKHVQLWNVAFHSTSPRWIHSAYLAAIAAYYARDVEAGLMEVKPAIIISVHPLMQHIPLWVLKWQGLQKKVIFSTVITDLTTCHPTWFHPWVNRCYCPSQEVAKKAQQEGLSEEQIKVCGLPIRPSFARAVLVKDELRAEFEMDPVLPAVLLMGGGEGFGPVKKTAKALGESLYDKEAQKPIGQIVIICGRNKNLASTLEAIEWKVPVKIRGFEKQMAKWMGACDCIITKAGPGTISEALIRGLPIILNDYIPGQEKGNVPYVVDNGAGVFTRSSKETAKIVAEWFSTKQDERKKMAENALKLAQPEAVFDIVRDIHELAAQREPSNFPYELTASFSSLI